The Desulfococcus multivorans DNA window CCGGATCGTCCATGAAACCGCTGAAGATTCCCAAAGCATTGGATCCGCCGCCGACGCAGGCATAGACCCGCCTGGGCAACCGCCCTTCGGCCTCCAGAATCTGCTCGCGGGCCTCCCGTCCGATGATGGACTGAAAATAGGCCACCATCTCCGGAAACGGATGGGGGCCGCAGGCCGTTCCCAGCACATAATGGGTCGTGTCCATGTTCGAGACCCAATCCCGAAAGGCTTCATTGATGGCGTCCTTGAGGATGCGCGTACCGTTGGTAACGGGCTGAACCCTGGCGCCCAACCGCTCCATCCAGAAGACGTTGGGGCGCTGCCGCTCCACGTCGACCTCCCCCATGTAAATGGTGCACTCGAAGCCGAATCTAGCGGCCATGGTGGCCGTGGCCACACCGTGCTGTCCGGCCCCGGTCTCCGCGATGACCCGCTGCTTCCCCATGCGGCGGACGAGCAGCCCCTGGCCCATGACGTTGTTGGCCTTGTGCGCCCCGGTATGATTGAGATCCTCCCGCTTGATATAAATCCTGGCGCCCCCGAAATGGCGAGTGAGGTTTTCGCAGTAGGTCAGCGGCGTGGGGCGGCAGGAATAGCTGCTCATCAGCGAGGCGTAGGACTGCCAGAAGGCCGGATCGTTCTTCGCTTCCCGGAAAGTCCGTTCGAGCTCGTCAAAGGTGGCCGTCAGGATCTCGGGCAGATAGGCGCCGCCGAACTGATGATAATATCCGCGGTTATTCATGGGACAGTCCTCCTAGGGTCTGAGAAAAAACATATCGGTCGGTTCGGCAGAACAGCTCCGAATAGACGGCGTTGTCCGCCTGCGGAAAATTGAGAAATCGGTTAACGACGAGCAACGGCGTAACCTTCCCAACGCCCAGCAGGACAGTCCTGTCATCCTCCAGATAACCGATCCTGAAATGCTGTCGGGCGCTCTCGGGCCGCATGTAGTAGTATTCATCGGCGATCTCCGACAGGGAGCCGTTTACGAGATCGAAACGGTCCACTCCTGCGAAGAGCGTCGGATGAAGGTAGAGATCTTCAAGAAGCACCGGGATCTTTTCGACCTCCACGAGCCGCTGAAAGACATAGGCCGACTTGCCGCCAAACGGATTTTCCGGATTTTCGGAAACTGTTTTGAGCTGGATCGTCTCGATGATGCGGGTCGTCGTGGAAAGACCCTCTTTACGAAAGGAAGCGGTAGTCCCGTCAAGAGAAAAGAGATCGATCGCCGCCTTCCGCGCTTGAACAAAAGTGCCGGCCCCCCGCTTTCTGGAAAGAAGACCTTTCCTGACCAGCACTTCGACGGCCTGTCGGACGGTGGGACGCCCGATTCCATAAATTTCAGCCAGCATCAGCTCCGATGGGATACGAGACCCCGGCGGATATTCACCCGCCCTGATTTTGGCCAGAAGAATCTCTGCGAGTTGGTGGTAAAGGGGCTTGGGGGCGTTTGGGTTCAGCACGATTCGCTCATTTTTTCAGCTGCCACTTAAGGTTTTTCAGAGAAAATTTTAACTACCGATCCCATATATTGGTAAAGTTGTCAAGACAATTTTAGAAAATTGAGATGCTTGAGGTCGACCCGTCGTCCGCCCCTCGAGGCATCCACTATCCCGGTGCCCTGAGCGACACCGGCGGACCGTACCCTGGGCGGGATGCGATTTCTCACTTCATCTCCGTGCTGAATGCTGATATACTTTGCAATATGAATGCCGCAGCCCGACATCTTCCCGTCAAAAAACAAGAAACCCGCAGGAACCGCTGTCTTTCCTGCGGAACATCTGAAAACATGTCCCGTCGGCGCTACTGCTCCATTGCCTGTCGGCAGCTGCTGCGACGAAAACTGGATCAACGCACCGGTCTCCTCCGGGCGTTGAACACTCGATATGCCACCTTCTATTTCACCGACGCCGTGATCGTCATGGACCTGATGCCCTACGGTGAACGAAGGATCTTCTCTTTCATCTATCCCCGATCCGCAAACCGGGCCCCGGCAGAGGACTACAGCGATCTTGGTGACATCCTCGGCAAGGCATGGTGGACCGAACACGAACGTACCCGAAAAAAATACCTGGCCTCACGCCATGTCCTGGCCCGATGCAACGGCAGCCATGGGTCCCCGCGATCGGTTTCTCCTCTGGAGCTTCATATCCCGACCTTGAAAGGCAATGCCCTGGTCCATCTAAAACTGGATGAAGCCGACCTGACCCGACCTGAATGTCGGGAGATCATCAAACAGGCCTATCGCAGACAGGTCATGCGCCATCACCCGGACCACGGCGGAGATGCGCGATCCTTCATTCGGATTCACCAGGCTTATGAAGCCCTTCTGGCGTGGGCCAAAAGCCCGAGCTTCATCCGGCGGCGAGGGTTCCCCGATAAATGGTTTTACGACGGCGCCAGAAACGCCTGGGTTCAACCCATTCCCGAAAACCGATCAGGATAGGGAATCCCATAACCGGCGGATCGGCCTCCCGGTGGTACGGATCCCTCCGCACTACCGGGAAGTGCCGACAGGTCACACAGACCCTTCGTTTCAAAAACCGAACACTCACCTCAAGCAACGTCGAAGAAATTCCCGCGAGGGGCTCAATCCTCCCGGAGTTCCTTGATGTCGGCATAGAAATCGAGAATTTCGGGGTTTTTGAGGGCGTCTTTATTCAAAACAACCTGGCCCTGGATGGTTTTCTTGACGGCGAGTTCCACCTTTTTCATGTTGAGCGTGTAGGGCACATCGGGCACCGGCACGATCTTGGCAGGGACATGACGCGGAGAGGCATTGGTGCGGATGGTGTCGCGGATTTTCTTCTTGAGATCATCAGTCAGCTCGTAACCCGGCATCATTTTGACGAAAAGGATGACCCGAACATCGTTTTTCCATTCCTGGCCGACTACCAGGCTGTCTTCGATCTCATCGAGCATCTCTACCTGCCGATAGATCTCAGCGGTGCCGATGCGGACCCCGCCGGGGTTGAGAGTCGCGTCGGAACGACCGTAGATGGTCACGCCCCCGCGCTCGTTGATCTCGATATAATCACCGTGCCGCCATACGTTCGGATAGACGTCGAAATAGGCGTCCCGGTATTTTTTCCCGTCCGGGTCGTCCCAGAAATAAATGGGCATCGAAGGGGCGGGCGCGGTGCAAACCAGTTCACCCTGCCGACCGATAACCGGCTGCCCCTTCTCGTCGAACGCCTCGACCTTCATGCCGAGCCCCCGGCATTGAAGCTCGCCTGCATATACCGGCCCCATGGGATTGCCCAGGGCGAAACAGCCGTTGATGTCGGTGCCGCCGGAGATGGAAGCCAGCTGAAGATCCGGTTTGATTGCCTGGTAGACAAAGTCGAATCCCTCTATGGAAAGGGGTGACCCCGTCGAGAGAAGCGCCCTCAGAGCAGTCAGGTCAAATTGCTCGCGGGGAATCAGTCCCGTATTCATCAAAGCGGCGATATAGCCCGCGCTGGTGCCGAAAACCGTCATTTTTTCCTCTTCCGCCATCTGCCACAAGGCCTCCGGTCCGGGATGGAAGGGGTTGCCGTCGTACAGCAGCAGCGTGGCGCCTACGGAAAGCGCGCAGGTAAGCCAGTTCCACATCATCCAGCCGCAGGTGGTGAAATAGAAGATACGATCCTCGCGGCGAAGGTTGGTGTGAAGCAGGTGCTCCTTCATCTGCTGCAGGAGAATGCCGCCCGCTCCCTGGACCATACACTTTGGCAGCCCGGTGGTTCCGGACGAATACATAATGTAGAGAGGATGATCGAAAGGGAGTTGCTCAAATTCGATGTCGTTTGCCGTATCGGTCCGGAAGTCATTGAACAACACGGCATTCGGCAACGCGCTGATGTCCGGGGCATCTACTGTGTAGGGTATGACGACGACCTTCTCCACCGTCCCGATCTGCTTCAAAATCTCGTGAATACGGTCGAGGCTGTCAATTCTTTTACCCTTGAAAAAATATCCGTCGGCTGTAAAGAGCACCCGCGGCTTGATTTGA harbors:
- a CDS encoding GntR family transcriptional regulator, with protein sequence MLNPNAPKPLYHQLAEILLAKIRAGEYPPGSRIPSELMLAEIYGIGRPTVRQAVEVLVRKGLLSRKRGAGTFVQARKAAIDLFSLDGTTASFRKEGLSTTTRIIETIQLKTVSENPENPFGGKSAYVFQRLVEVEKIPVLLEDLYLHPTLFAGVDRFDLVNGSLSEIADEYYYMRPESARQHFRIGYLEDDRTVLLGVGKVTPLLVVNRFLNFPQADNAVYSELFCRTDRYVFSQTLGGLSHE
- the trpB gene encoding tryptophan synthase subunit beta, giving the protein MNNRGYYHQFGGAYLPEILTATFDELERTFREAKNDPAFWQSYASLMSSYSCRPTPLTYCENLTRHFGGARIYIKREDLNHTGAHKANNVMGQGLLVRRMGKQRVIAETGAGQHGVATATMAARFGFECTIYMGEVDVERQRPNVFWMERLGARVQPVTNGTRILKDAINEAFRDWVSNMDTTHYVLGTACGPHPFPEMVAYFQSIIGREAREQILEAEGRLPRRVYACVGGGSNALGIFSGFMDDPVELVGVEAGGEGLQSGRHAARLCSPDAGIGVAQGYRTYFLQNADGQMKETHSIAAGLDYVGVSPILSDLKETGRARFAAATDREVVDALALTVRKEGLIPALESAHAFVQAFKEAPALSRDDSIIINQSGRGDKDIFTVADAFDDPGWKAFIIRKAEQYHA
- a CDS encoding J domain-containing protein; the protein is MLEVDPSSAPRGIHYPGALSDTGGPYPGRDAISHFISVLNADILCNMNAAARHLPVKKQETRRNRCLSCGTSENMSRRRYCSIACRQLLRRKLDQRTGLLRALNTRYATFYFTDAVIVMDLMPYGERRIFSFIYPRSANRAPAEDYSDLGDILGKAWWTEHERTRKKYLASRHVLARCNGSHGSPRSVSPLELHIPTLKGNALVHLKLDEADLTRPECREIIKQAYRRQVMRHHPDHGGDARSFIRIHQAYEALLAWAKSPSFIRRRGFPDKWFYDGARNAWVQPIPENRSG
- a CDS encoding acetoacetate--CoA ligase — encoded protein: MGKLLWTPSEQQVQDSNMYRFMTGVNRKYGTNLTSYPELWQWSVDHIPKFWAEMWDYAKVIASRSYDEVIDDVTRMPGARWFSGARLNFAENLLRYRDDRPAILFRGEDQVRRRLTYAELYREVAGTAASLRAMGLKPGDRVVGFMPNMPESIIAMLAATSLGATWSSCSPDFGIKGVLDRFGQIKPRVLFTADGYFFKGKRIDSLDRIHEILKQIGTVEKVVVIPYTVDAPDISALPNAVLFNDFRTDTANDIEFEQLPFDHPLYIMYSSGTTGLPKCMVQGAGGILLQQMKEHLLHTNLRREDRIFYFTTCGWMMWNWLTCALSVGATLLLYDGNPFHPGPEALWQMAEEEKMTVFGTSAGYIAALMNTGLIPREQFDLTALRALLSTGSPLSIEGFDFVYQAIKPDLQLASISGGTDINGCFALGNPMGPVYAGELQCRGLGMKVEAFDEKGQPVIGRQGELVCTAPAPSMPIYFWDDPDGKKYRDAYFDVYPNVWRHGDYIEINERGGVTIYGRSDATLNPGGVRIGTAEIYRQVEMLDEIEDSLVVGQEWKNDVRVILFVKMMPGYELTDDLKKKIRDTIRTNASPRHVPAKIVPVPDVPYTLNMKKVELAVKKTIQGQVVLNKDALKNPEILDFYADIKELRED